Proteins co-encoded in one Pseudorhizobium banfieldiae genomic window:
- a CDS encoding entericidin yields MLVFTAAALTSCGNTIRGVGQDTANAVDATQDAGRNVERAAR; encoded by the coding sequence ATGCTCGTTTTCACAGCCGCTGCTCTGACTTCCTGTGGCAACACGATTCGCGGCGTGGGGCAGGATACAGCCAACGCCGTTGACGCAACGCAGGATGCAGGCCGCAACGTGGAACGCGCCGCGCGCTGA